Proteins encoded in a region of the Cytobacillus pseudoceanisediminis genome:
- a CDS encoding DUF3397 domain-containing protein, whose product MFSSLIATLVTIPLLGYLAVFIISKQITKKHKRSVHIALDVSTLFFILAVHYLIVVIWDKSYLWMIVLSLLITAVTFIIMHWRIKQEINLRALFKGFWRFNFLLYFTAYIVLMLIGLVQRVTSVVFIP is encoded by the coding sequence GTGTTCTCAAGCCTAATTGCAACATTGGTGACCATACCGCTGCTCGGATATCTGGCTGTTTTTATTATCAGCAAACAAATCACTAAAAAACACAAAAGATCTGTACATATTGCCCTGGATGTCAGCACATTATTTTTTATTCTGGCGGTTCACTATTTAATTGTCGTAATCTGGGATAAATCCTATCTATGGATGATAGTCCTATCACTGCTGATTACAGCGGTCACTTTTATTATCATGCATTGGAGAATTAAGCAGGAAATCAATCTGCGTGCCTTATTCAAAGGGTTCTGGAGATTCAATTTTTTACTTTATTTCACCGCCTATATAGTTCTAATGTTAATTGGGCTTGTTCAAAGGGTAACTTCTGTTGTCTTCATTCCATAA
- a CDS encoding N-acetyltransferase produces MNYKVEKLKVNYKTLEEFKKFKEYGLQELSMLEDLEANIIENDSESPFYGIYFGDKLVARMSLYQIEARFDRYFDPAQDYLELWKLEVLPDYQNKGYGQKLVEFAKGFGLPIKTNPRVKSKVFWEKMGFEPVNYDMERDLGENPLAWFPAGVKEQTH; encoded by the coding sequence ATGAACTATAAAGTTGAAAAATTAAAAGTAAATTATAAAACACTGGAAGAGTTTAAGAAATTCAAAGAGTATGGACTGCAGGAGCTATCCATGCTCGAAGACCTTGAAGCTAATATTATTGAAAATGACAGCGAGTCGCCTTTCTACGGCATTTATTTCGGGGATAAACTTGTAGCACGTATGAGCCTTTATCAGATAGAAGCAAGATTCGATCGATATTTCGATCCCGCACAGGATTATCTGGAGTTATGGAAGCTTGAAGTCCTGCCTGACTATCAAAACAAAGGCTACGGCCAGAAACTTGTAGAATTTGCCAAAGGATTTGGACTTCCTATTAAAACAAATCCACGAGTAAAATCGAAAGTTTTCTGGGAGAAAATGGGATTTGAACCCGTCAATTATGATATGGAACGCGACCTGGGAGAGAATCCGCTGGCCTGGTTCCCGGCAGGAGTTAAAGAACAAACCCATTAA
- a CDS encoding enoyl-CoA hydratase/isomerase family protein — MNPYIIEEFENGLLVFKINRPEKRNAISYEVMDGLENALHKAGKKSVKALAITGEGNQAFCSGGDLSSFHSLKTEDEAFGMLSRMAGLLKDILFLPKPTIAILNGTAVGGGCELAAACDYRIANAGIKAGFIQGTLAITTGWGGGSIIMEKMLPANAMRMLMEAKLYSDEELKELGFIHSVFEGNPIDGCKSFLERMLKLESEVLEAYKDLLVKKWAAAGLEERIDQEVRRCSVLWEGEAHHNKVDSFLNKP; from the coding sequence ATGAACCCTTACATAATTGAAGAATTCGAGAATGGACTTTTAGTATTTAAGATTAACAGGCCTGAAAAAAGGAATGCCATAAGCTATGAAGTTATGGATGGCCTGGAGAACGCACTTCATAAAGCAGGTAAGAAATCAGTTAAGGCACTTGCGATTACAGGAGAGGGAAACCAGGCTTTTTGCTCAGGAGGTGATCTATCTTCCTTTCACAGCTTAAAAACGGAAGATGAAGCTTTTGGAATGCTAAGCAGAATGGCTGGTCTTTTAAAAGATATACTATTCTTGCCAAAACCAACTATTGCCATATTGAATGGAACAGCTGTCGGCGGTGGCTGTGAGCTTGCTGCTGCATGTGATTACCGGATTGCCAATGCAGGAATTAAAGCCGGTTTTATCCAGGGAACTTTAGCCATAACAACCGGCTGGGGCGGCGGTTCCATCATTATGGAAAAGATGCTTCCTGCCAATGCCATGAGAATGCTGATGGAAGCAAAATTATATTCTGATGAAGAATTAAAAGAATTAGGCTTCATACATTCTGTCTTTGAAGGGAATCCAATCGACGGGTGCAAGAGCTTTCTGGAAAGAATGCTTAAGCTTGAGAGTGAGGTTTTGGAAGCTTATAAAGACCTTCTTGTAAAAAAGTGGGCTGCAGCTGGCTTAGAAGAGAGAATTGATCAAGAAGTGCGTCGCTGTTCGGTTTTATGGGAGGGAGAAGCGCACCATAATAAAGTTGACAGTTTCCTGAATAAGCCTTAA
- the bshC gene encoding bacillithiol biosynthesis protein BshC: MNELLEISENHPERLSNNVVTRPITQECLFPVLSFIAGPGEIAYWAELKMAFEWFGMKMPPIMPRLNITILERSVESDLRELGLDLQGVLVSGTKAEKDEYLRSIKNESIEAQFQKTKAQVKQNYELIEELTMKEVHALLPMLKKNEDLLIRQIDFMENKIQKSIQQKHEVIIMKYEKAENSLRPGGVPQERVWNVLYYLNKYGMNFLEELIEYSFHFDGTHKVIKI; encoded by the coding sequence ATGAATGAGCTCCTGGAGATTTCAGAAAATCATCCCGAACGACTAAGCAATAATGTGGTGACAAGGCCTATCACACAGGAATGCCTGTTTCCGGTTCTTTCCTTTATAGCCGGTCCTGGCGAAATTGCCTATTGGGCTGAACTAAAAATGGCATTTGAATGGTTTGGAATGAAAATGCCTCCGATTATGCCCCGTTTAAATATCACTATCTTAGAACGTTCTGTGGAAAGTGATTTGAGAGAATTAGGACTTGATTTGCAGGGCGTGCTTGTATCAGGCACGAAAGCAGAGAAAGATGAGTATCTGAGGAGTATTAAAAATGAAAGCATAGAAGCCCAATTCCAAAAAACAAAAGCTCAAGTAAAACAAAACTATGAGCTAATCGAAGAACTTACAATGAAAGAGGTTCACGCCCTTCTTCCTATGTTAAAGAAAAATGAAGATCTTTTAATAAGGCAGATAGATTTCATGGAGAATAAAATCCAGAAGTCCATCCAGCAAAAACATGAAGTAATCATTATGAAATATGAAAAAGCTGAAAACTCACTGAGGCCGGGTGGAGTTCCTCAGGAGAGAGTTTGGAATGTTCTCTATTACCTTAATAAATATGGGATGAATTTCCTTGAAGAATTGATTGAGTACTCCTTTCATTTCGATGGGACACACAAAGTCATAAAAATTTAA
- the rsmH gene encoding 16S rRNA (cytosine(1402)-N(4))-methyltransferase RsmH, which yields MFEHTTVLLKETVEGLNIHPDGVYVDCTLGGAGHSELILSQLSEKGKLYAFDQDDTAIAHAKEKLAEYGDRITIIKSNFKYLQEELANLGVSKVDGVLYDLGVSSPQLDTPERGFSYHNDAPLDMRMDTGADISAYDVVNRWEYGELVKIFFRYGEEKFSKQIARKIEAAREVSPIETTGQLVELIKEAIPAPARRKGGHPAKRVFQAIRIAVNDELGVFEDSLHQAIDILNPNGRISVITFHSLEDRICKAAFKKASETPNLPPGLPIIPDEYKPILKLINRKPILPSEEELEHNNRARSAKLRIAEKL from the coding sequence ATGTTTGAACATACAACAGTACTATTAAAAGAAACAGTAGAAGGCTTAAATATCCATCCTGATGGAGTGTATGTGGATTGTACGCTGGGCGGTGCAGGCCACAGCGAATTAATTCTTTCCCAGCTGTCTGAAAAGGGAAAGCTGTATGCATTTGACCAGGATGACACAGCGATTGCTCACGCAAAAGAAAAACTGGCTGAATATGGTGACAGAATTACGATCATCAAAAGTAATTTCAAGTATCTTCAGGAAGAGCTTGCAAACCTGGGTGTGTCAAAAGTAGATGGTGTTTTATATGACCTTGGCGTTTCATCACCTCAATTGGATACACCTGAAAGAGGTTTCAGCTATCATAATGATGCCCCGCTTGATATGAGAATGGATACAGGCGCTGACATTTCCGCTTATGACGTAGTAAACAGATGGGAATATGGTGAACTTGTGAAAATCTTCTTCAGATACGGAGAAGAGAAATTCTCGAAGCAAATTGCGAGGAAGATTGAAGCGGCCAGGGAAGTTTCCCCGATAGAAACAACAGGCCAGCTGGTTGAGCTGATTAAAGAGGCAATACCTGCTCCTGCCAGACGAAAAGGCGGGCATCCCGCCAAGCGTGTATTTCAGGCCATTAGAATAGCTGTTAATGATGAACTTGGTGTATTTGAGGATTCTCTTCACCAGGCTATTGACATATTAAATCCCAATGGAAGAATCAGCGTGATCACGTTTCATTCACTGGAGGATCGGATTTGTAAAGCGGCATTTAAAAAAGCCAGTGAAACACCAAATCTTCCTCCCGGCCTCCCGATTATTCCAGATGAATATAAACCAATCTTAAAGCTCATTAACAGAAAGCCGATTCTGCCTTCAGAAGAAGAGCTGGAACACAATAATCGGGCAAGGTCCGCTAAACTGAGAATAGCAGAGAAGCTTTAA
- the mraZ gene encoding division/cell wall cluster transcriptional repressor MraZ, with amino-acid sequence MFMGEFHHNVDNKGRLIVPSKFRDNLGETFVLTRGLDQCLFGYPMDEWRQLEEKLKGLPLTKKDARAFTRFFFSGATECEIDKQGRINIASPLLQYAKLEKECVVLGVSNRIEIWSKNLWEDYFAESEESFADIAENMIGFDI; translated from the coding sequence ATGTTCATGGGTGAGTTCCATCACAACGTTGATAATAAAGGCCGTCTCATCGTGCCATCCAAATTTCGTGATAACTTGGGTGAAACATTTGTTTTGACACGCGGACTTGATCAATGTTTGTTTGGCTACCCCATGGATGAGTGGAGGCAGCTTGAAGAAAAATTAAAGGGCCTTCCGCTTACCAAAAAAGATGCCCGTGCATTTACCCGTTTTTTCTTTTCAGGTGCCACTGAATGTGAAATTGATAAACAAGGAAGAATAAATATTGCTTCCCCTCTTCTGCAATATGCAAAATTGGAAAAAGAATGTGTAGTGCTGGGCGTTTCCAATCGGATCGAGATATGGAGCAAAAATCTTTGGGAAGATTATTTTGCAGAATCAGAGGAATCTTTTGCTGATATTGCGGAAAACATGATTGGGTTTGATATATAA
- a CDS encoding penicillin-binding protein: MKKQPNINFGAAILFLIFSLLFFVLIFRFVSIQVTGEAAGHALAAKAQQKYEREKTIQAKRGTIYDRNGEVIAEDTISYKLVAILDKSMKPDYVKDPEKTAAALSKAIDLEESEIYRILTKKTEKGDPPFQVEFGKEGRDLPLKTKREIEDMNLPGITFITDSKRFYPNGVFASHLVGYVEKKKSKTNKTDTVGMLGLEQSLNDVLTGKDGKFSYESDIWGYLLPNGDQKIQPAQNGKDVYLTIDKKIQTFLEDSMNKVDEEYKPKKMVAVVADAKTGEILAMGQRPSFHPKTKEGIEETWHNEVIENSFEPGSTMKIFTLAAAIEEGEFDPNEWYKSGSYKVTENSPAIRDHNQGRGWGSITYLEGVQRSSNVAFAKIVKEKLGYEKYREYITKFGFENPTGIDLPNETGGKIAYEWPLDKVTTGFGQGSAITPIQQVQAATAIANDGKMMKPHVISSIVDGDKNEVLKKTKPEVKGNPVSAETAKKTRDILETVVSSENGTGYKRYNIEGYKVAGKTGTAQIPDPNGGGYLTGHENFIFSFLGMAPKDDPELIIYVAVQQPDIDLSTNGAEPVSKIFTPVMKSSLQYLNIEPAKELKANSEQAPEVEGKTVEEAKAELKKSGFEAIVLGKGSKVERQVPGNMYNLLEGERVILKTEGDLTVPDMNGWSLRDVMKVAKLADLKLNTVGSGYVVKQNLKAGSALREGDYLIVELEPPAEKYNEENAQSEEQQEEEEAVLD, from the coding sequence ATGAAGAAACAGCCAAATATCAATTTTGGAGCAGCGATATTATTTTTAATATTCAGCCTGCTCTTTTTTGTATTAATTTTCCGCTTTGTTTCCATTCAGGTTACAGGGGAAGCAGCGGGACATGCACTTGCGGCAAAAGCTCAGCAAAAATATGAACGTGAAAAGACAATTCAAGCCAAAAGGGGTACTATCTATGACCGCAATGGTGAAGTCATTGCCGAGGATACTATTTCCTACAAGCTTGTAGCAATCCTTGACAAAAGTATGAAGCCGGATTATGTGAAAGACCCTGAAAAAACAGCAGCGGCGCTTTCGAAAGCAATCGATCTGGAAGAGTCGGAGATATATAGAATCTTAACGAAGAAAACAGAAAAAGGGGACCCGCCATTCCAGGTTGAATTTGGTAAAGAAGGGCGCGATCTTCCGTTAAAGACAAAAAGAGAAATTGAAGATATGAATTTACCGGGAATTACATTCATAACTGATTCCAAACGGTTCTACCCAAATGGCGTCTTCGCCTCGCATTTAGTCGGATATGTTGAAAAGAAAAAATCGAAGACGAATAAGACCGATACAGTAGGGATGCTGGGTCTTGAACAGAGTTTGAATGATGTGCTTACAGGAAAAGATGGAAAGTTCAGCTATGAAAGCGATATATGGGGCTATCTCCTTCCAAATGGAGATCAAAAAATCCAGCCGGCTCAAAATGGCAAAGATGTGTATTTGACAATCGATAAGAAAATCCAGACTTTCCTCGAAGATTCCATGAATAAAGTAGACGAAGAGTATAAGCCGAAAAAGATGGTTGCTGTTGTCGCGGATGCCAAAACGGGTGAGATTTTGGCAATGGGACAGAGGCCATCCTTCCACCCGAAAACAAAGGAAGGCATTGAAGAGACGTGGCATAATGAAGTGATCGAAAACTCATTTGAGCCCGGCTCAACTATGAAGATCTTTACTTTGGCTGCAGCCATTGAGGAGGGAGAATTTGATCCGAATGAATGGTATAAATCAGGAAGTTATAAAGTAACAGAAAATTCACCGGCTATACGCGACCATAACCAGGGACGGGGCTGGGGGTCCATTACTTACCTTGAAGGCGTTCAGCGTTCGTCGAACGTGGCTTTCGCGAAAATAGTTAAAGAGAAGCTTGGTTATGAAAAATACAGGGAATATATAACAAAGTTTGGATTTGAAAATCCAACTGGAATTGACCTGCCGAATGAAACAGGCGGAAAAATAGCTTACGAGTGGCCGCTTGATAAGGTAACTACCGGATTCGGGCAAGGTTCTGCCATTACGCCGATTCAGCAGGTACAGGCAGCTACTGCCATTGCAAATGACGGCAAAATGATGAAGCCTCATGTGATCAGCAGTATTGTTGATGGTGATAAAAATGAAGTATTAAAAAAAACAAAGCCGGAAGTGAAGGGGAATCCAGTTTCAGCAGAAACGGCCAAGAAAACAAGGGATATCCTGGAAACGGTTGTGTCTTCTGAAAACGGAACGGGTTACAAAAGGTATAATATTGAGGGCTACAAGGTTGCCGGAAAAACGGGGACTGCCCAAATCCCTGACCCAAATGGCGGAGGATATTTAACTGGGCATGAAAATTTTATCTTCTCCTTTTTAGGCATGGCGCCAAAAGATGATCCTGAACTGATCATCTATGTAGCTGTCCAGCAGCCGGATATTGACCTGAGTACAAACGGTGCAGAGCCGGTTTCCAAGATTTTTACACCGGTTATGAAAAGCAGTCTTCAATATTTAAATATCGAGCCGGCAAAGGAACTGAAGGCGAACTCTGAACAGGCACCTGAAGTGGAAGGGAAAACAGTTGAGGAAGCAAAAGCAGAATTGAAAAAGTCCGGTTTTGAAGCTATTGTACTGGGAAAGGGAAGCAAGGTTGAAAGACAGGTCCCTGGAAATATGTACAATTTGCTGGAAGGAGAACGAGTAATCTTAAAGACTGAAGGCGATTTAACAGTGCCCGATATGAATGGATGGTCGCTGAGGGACGTTATGAAGGTGGCAAAGCTTGCTGACTTAAAGCTGAATACTGTAGGAAGCGGATATGTGGTGAAGCAAAATCTGAAGGCTGGTTCTGCACTCAGGGAAGGTGACTATTTAATCGTCGAACTTGAGCCGCCTGCAGAGAAATATAATGAGGAAAATGCACAATCAGAAGAGCAGCAGGAAGAAGAGGAAGCAGTGCTGGATTAA
- the ftsL gene encoding cell division protein FtsL, which yields MSNLARKIQEEKQFDIQTQPVQAPKKLSKKSWLSPGEKILGLAFTGIVCFGAVQMVSNQAAIYEVNKEIQQTEEAIQTQNKVNTDLKMQVGELSTYERIKEKAEEMGLKFSGNNVKVVED from the coding sequence ATGAGCAATTTAGCCCGAAAAATTCAAGAAGAAAAACAATTTGATATCCAAACCCAGCCCGTCCAGGCTCCCAAGAAATTATCAAAAAAGTCATGGCTTTCCCCCGGGGAAAAAATACTGGGACTTGCTTTCACTGGCATTGTTTGTTTTGGTGCTGTACAAATGGTTTCAAACCAGGCAGCCATATACGAAGTGAATAAAGAAATTCAGCAAACAGAAGAAGCAATCCAAACGCAGAATAAAGTGAATACAGATCTCAAAATGCAAGTGGGCGAATTAAGTACATACGAGCGCATTAAAGAAAAAGCTGAGGAAATGGGACTTAAATTCAGCGGAAATAATGTCAAGGTAGTGGAAGATTAA
- a CDS encoding RsfA family transcriptional regulator, which produces MSSTRQDAWSQDEDLLLAEIVLRHIREGGTQLQAFEEVGKQLSRTAAACGFRWNSFVRKQYKSGIELAKKQRKEMKKSPQAVEVEQELPAVPEENAEKRNENSVQSIKRTIEFEELASFLKELYEKAQKPAVSEDPYPKKRIQELEKQMYYLAAENEKLIKELNTMEQDYKALVEIMESARKLVGLKDGTRHKNLNFTVNPDIKPEKVEK; this is translated from the coding sequence ATGTCTTCAACCCGTCAGGATGCTTGGTCTCAAGATGAGGATTTACTGCTTGCAGAAATCGTACTCCGTCATATTCGTGAAGGAGGAACTCAGCTTCAGGCATTTGAAGAAGTTGGCAAACAGTTAAGCAGAACCGCGGCTGCCTGCGGATTTCGCTGGAATTCCTTTGTAAGAAAACAATATAAATCAGGAATTGAACTGGCAAAAAAGCAGAGGAAAGAAATGAAGAAAAGTCCGCAGGCTGTGGAAGTGGAACAAGAGCTTCCAGCTGTTCCAGAGGAAAATGCGGAAAAAAGAAATGAAAACTCAGTTCAGTCAATTAAAAGGACTATCGAGTTTGAGGAATTAGCCTCTTTCCTGAAAGAGTTATATGAAAAAGCTCAGAAGCCTGCTGTCTCAGAAGATCCTTATCCTAAAAAACGCATTCAGGAGCTTGAGAAGCAAATGTACTACCTGGCAGCGGAAAATGAAAAATTAATTAAAGAATTGAATACAATGGAGCAGGATTACAAAGCTCTGGTAGAAATTATGGAAAGTGCAAGAAAGCTTGTCGGGCTCAAAGACGGCACCCGCCACAAAAACTTGAATTTTACTGTGAATCCCGATATAAAGCCTGAGAAGGTGGAGAAATAG
- a CDS encoding acetyl-CoA carboxylase biotin carboxylase subunit codes for MRKILIANRGEIALRIIKTCREMEIETVAIYSDADKDLPFVKEATYAFRIGEPPVNKSYLKTEAILEIAKRENVDGIHPGYGFLSENAVFARAVINAGIAFIGPDPETIELMGDKIVSRNTMKEAGVPVVPGSGEGTSNLEEACRLADSMGYPVMLKASGGGGGIGMVRCENEQALAKSFDSTKARAKAYFGSDEVFIEKYIENARHVEIQVFGDHHGNIVHLFERDCSIQRRHQKVVEESPSPFLSEQTKQKMYETALTAAKAVNYKNAGTIEFIVDEQENFYFLEMNTRLQVEHPVTEQVTGLDLVEWQLLAARGEKLPLQQNSIKQAGHSIEFRLYAEDPVSFMPSPGKLSKFEWKDTPGIRVDYGYASNTAVSPFYDPMIAKCIIYGQSRDEAIENALQFFEELGIEGIKTNAPLFKEILKDEDFRKGNYSTSFLAKKAFAVN; via the coding sequence GTGCGAAAAATTCTGATTGCCAACAGGGGAGAAATTGCTTTAAGGATAATTAAAACCTGCCGTGAAATGGAAATTGAGACTGTTGCCATATATTCTGATGCAGACAAAGATCTGCCATTTGTTAAAGAAGCTACATATGCTTTCCGTATTGGTGAACCGCCTGTTAATAAATCTTATTTAAAGACAGAGGCCATTTTGGAAATTGCAAAGAGGGAAAATGTAGATGGAATTCATCCGGGATATGGTTTTTTATCAGAAAACGCCGTCTTTGCAAGAGCCGTAATTAATGCGGGTATTGCTTTTATTGGACCAGATCCTGAAACCATTGAATTGATGGGGGATAAAATTGTATCCCGCAATACTATGAAGGAAGCGGGAGTGCCGGTTGTCCCAGGAAGCGGAGAGGGAACATCCAATCTTGAGGAAGCATGCAGGCTTGCGGATTCTATGGGCTATCCAGTCATGCTGAAGGCCAGTGGGGGAGGCGGAGGTATTGGAATGGTGCGCTGTGAAAATGAGCAAGCGCTCGCTAAGTCTTTCGACTCCACAAAAGCGCGTGCCAAAGCCTATTTTGGATCTGATGAAGTATTTATTGAAAAATATATAGAAAATGCCAGACATGTCGAAATACAAGTGTTTGGTGACCATCATGGGAATATCGTACATTTATTTGAAAGAGATTGCTCTATTCAGAGGAGACATCAGAAAGTAGTAGAGGAATCACCGTCACCTTTCCTTTCAGAGCAAACAAAACAAAAGATGTATGAAACGGCTTTGACTGCTGCCAAAGCAGTCAATTATAAAAATGCCGGAACAATTGAATTTATTGTGGATGAGCAGGAGAACTTTTATTTTCTTGAAATGAACACAAGACTTCAGGTTGAACATCCCGTAACTGAACAAGTAACTGGGCTGGATCTTGTAGAATGGCAGCTGCTTGCAGCAAGAGGAGAAAAGCTGCCGCTGCAGCAAAATAGCATCAAGCAGGCTGGCCATTCAATTGAATTTAGGCTGTATGCTGAGGATCCTGTAAGCTTTATGCCTTCTCCAGGCAAATTGTCTAAATTTGAATGGAAAGATACCCCAGGAATACGCGTTGATTATGGATATGCTTCAAATACGGCAGTCAGCCCATTTTATGATCCAATGATTGCAAAATGCATTATATATGGCCAATCAAGGGATGAAGCGATAGAAAATGCCTTACAATTCTTTGAGGAACTGGGAATTGAAGGCATTAAAACAAATGCACCGTTATTTAAAGAAATATTAAAAGACGAAGATTTCCGTAAAGGGAATTATTCTACATCATTTCTAGCAAAGAAGGCTTTTGCCGTTAACTAA
- a CDS encoding 2-dehydropantoate 2-reductase encodes MKIAIIGGGAIGLLFAHYLNENHEVRVYIRNSTQLQKLRKKGLTTERKGIRSNAPLKAFHFKEWKGEEDLTIIAVKQYSIPEVVKDLMEMNTGKCGSYLFLQNGMGHLKWAEMLEAENIYVGSVEHGALKSEPDTVLHTGIGVTKVAALKGDVELLSKISDSASCYFPFKFAENHIEMLIEKLIVNCVINPLTAVLRVRNGELLANKYYYQLFLRLFDEVSGILGIPDKAGALTHVKSVCEETGMNRSSMLKDIEEGRETEIDAILGYILEEAEKKKMSAPYSESLYCQIKGRE; translated from the coding sequence ATGAAAATAGCTATTATCGGTGGAGGCGCCATTGGCCTTCTGTTTGCCCATTATTTAAATGAAAATCATGAAGTGCGTGTTTATATTAGAAACAGTACTCAATTGCAAAAGCTGCGCAAAAAAGGACTTACAACTGAGAGAAAAGGCATTCGCAGCAATGCCCCCTTAAAGGCATTCCATTTCAAAGAATGGAAGGGAGAAGAGGATTTAACAATCATTGCTGTTAAGCAATACAGCATTCCTGAAGTTGTAAAGGACTTAATGGAAATGAATACTGGCAAGTGTGGATCATATTTGTTTTTGCAAAATGGCATGGGGCATTTGAAATGGGCTGAAATGCTTGAAGCGGAAAATATTTATGTGGGCAGTGTAGAGCATGGTGCTTTAAAGTCAGAGCCTGACACAGTGCTGCATACTGGAATTGGGGTAACCAAAGTGGCTGCTTTAAAGGGAGATGTGGAACTTTTATCGAAAATATCCGATTCAGCATCTTGTTATTTTCCTTTTAAATTTGCCGAGAATCACATAGAAATGCTAATTGAAAAATTAATCGTAAACTGTGTTATAAATCCGCTTACAGCAGTTCTCCGTGTGAGAAATGGTGAACTCTTAGCTAATAAATATTATTATCAGTTATTTTTGAGGTTGTTTGACGAGGTAAGTGGCATATTAGGCATTCCTGATAAAGCAGGTGCATTAACCCATGTAAAAAGTGTCTGTGAGGAAACAGGGATGAACAGATCTTCAATGCTTAAGGATATCGAAGAAGGCAGAGAAACAGAGATAGATGCTATTTTAGGATATATCCTTGAGGAAGCTGAAAAGAAGAAGATGTCTGCTCCATATTCTGAAAGTCTTTATTGTCAGATCAAAGGCAGGGAGTAA
- the bshC gene encoding bacillithiol biosynthesis cysteine-adding enzyme BshC codes for MEILNLSLPATNRFATDYIAQTEEIMQFFHYRYNSDSDYKARLAELKGRSFMRNELSEYIGEFMDQFPASPAVHDSLNKLKQENSAVIIGGQQAGILTGPLYTIHKIISIINLAKQQESKLGIPVVPVFWIAGEDHDYQEVNHIFIEKNNKMEKMTYPEKVLEKKMVSNIPLNREKCRAWVEDIIETFGETEHTKDLLLSLEGIIMHSQTYVEFFAGIIMHLFKETGLLLVDSGDQKLRRLESSIFGKQIKGFEDITKRVKSQQQNLENAGFPNAIDLSENAANLFYYDEKHKERILLEFNQEKRYLPVGNKLTSSQ; via the coding sequence ATGGAGATTCTTAATCTCTCATTGCCGGCAACAAACCGGTTTGCAACAGATTATATTGCACAAACAGAAGAAATTATGCAGTTTTTTCACTATCGTTATAATTCCGACTCTGATTATAAAGCACGGTTAGCTGAACTGAAGGGCCGGTCGTTTATGAGAAATGAACTTTCTGAATATATTGGAGAGTTTATGGATCAATTCCCTGCTTCCCCGGCTGTTCATGACTCACTAAATAAGCTGAAGCAAGAAAATAGTGCAGTGATTATCGGAGGGCAGCAGGCCGGTATTTTGACGGGACCCCTATATACTATACATAAAATCATCTCAATCATAAATCTTGCAAAACAGCAGGAAAGTAAGCTGGGAATCCCTGTTGTTCCGGTATTCTGGATTGCGGGGGAGGATCATGACTATCAGGAAGTAAATCATATTTTCATCGAGAAGAATAATAAAATGGAAAAAATGACTTATCCTGAAAAAGTTTTAGAGAAGAAGATGGTTTCAAATATCCCTTTGAACCGTGAAAAATGCAGGGCATGGGTGGAAGACATCATTGAGACTTTCGGAGAGACGGAACATACAAAAGACCTTCTTTTGAGTTTAGAAGGAATTATTATGCATTCACAAACCTATGTGGAGTTCTTTGCCGGCATTATTATGCATTTATTTAAAGAAACAGGGCTTCTTCTGGTTGATTCAGGTGACCAAAAGCTTCGCAGACTTGAAAGCAGCATTTTTGGCAAACAGATCAAAGGTTTTGAAGATATCACAAAGCGTGTGAAAAGCCAGCAGCAAAACTTGGAGAATGCCGGGTTTCCAAATGCTATTGACTTAAGTGAAAATGCTGCAAACCTATTTTATTATGATGAAAAGCATAAAGAAAGAATACTTTTGGAGTTCAATCAGGAAAAAAGGTATTTACCGGTAGGGAACAAACTCACGAGTTCTCAATGA
- a CDS encoding acetyl-CoA carboxylase biotin carboxyl carrier protein subunit, which translates to MKEITSSMAGTVLNVLVEAGQEVNAGQEVLMLESMKMEIPVESEAAGKVAEVKVSIGDFVNEGDVLIVFE; encoded by the coding sequence ATGAAAGAAATTACATCATCAATGGCAGGTACTGTATTAAATGTTTTGGTTGAAGCGGGTCAGGAGGTTAATGCAGGCCAGGAAGTATTAATGCTTGAATCCATGAAAATGGAGATTCCAGTTGAAAGCGAAGCTGCTGGAAAAGTAGCTGAAGTGAAGGTAAGCATAGGAGATTTTGTTAACGAAGGCGATGTGCTAATCGTATTCGAATAA